In Shouchella patagoniensis, the following are encoded in one genomic region:
- a CDS encoding STAS domain-containing protein, which translates to MIQSFYHYFKNNTWELTEEWFESIGKSKSGVYASNNDDEIKKLKSQNHTFHQIFCELFDDNIDCIESEFDEWIDHVASDQAHLNTPLPEIIEEFFRNQSIYMDFIAQYALEHDLSFKDYNKYVQTIVSAYEKLILAFIKRNQEKSDRLLHSQRELITDLSSPVIHLNDSIALLPLVGEIDTQRAKSIFEKTLETCSEDKIQRLLIDLSGVPIVDTMVANQLFQLITGLGLVGTQASLSGIRPELAQTAVQLGINFNRIQVFSNIAKALSKLEFDTVK; encoded by the coding sequence ATGATTCAATCTTTTTACCACTATTTTAAAAATAACACGTGGGAATTAACAGAAGAATGGTTTGAAAGTATCGGTAAATCCAAGTCTGGAGTATACGCTTCAAACAATGATGATGAGATTAAGAAATTAAAATCACAGAACCATACATTTCATCAAATCTTCTGTGAGTTATTTGATGACAACATCGATTGTATTGAAAGTGAATTTGATGAATGGATTGACCATGTTGCTTCTGACCAAGCGCACTTAAATACCCCTCTACCGGAAATTATAGAAGAATTTTTTCGAAACCAATCCATTTATATGGACTTTATTGCACAGTATGCACTTGAACATGATTTATCTTTTAAAGATTATAATAAGTACGTCCAGACGATTGTCTCCGCATACGAAAAACTGATTCTAGCTTTTATAAAGCGAAATCAAGAAAAATCAGATCGGCTCCTTCATTCTCAACGAGAATTAATTACCGACCTAAGCTCACCAGTTATCCATTTAAATGACAGCATTGCGCTCCTCCCTTTAGTCGGAGAAATTGATACACAACGTGCCAAATCCATTTTTGAAAAAACACTCGAAACTTGTTCGGAGGATAAAATTCAGCGTTTGTTAATTGATTTATCTGGTGTTCCCATCGTCGATACAATGGTAGCAAATCAACTCTTTCAATTAATAACAGGACTCGGTCTTGTCGGTACACAGGCTTCTTTATCAGGGATCCGACCAGAGCTTGCACAAACAGCAGTTCAATTAGGAATAAACTTCAATCGAATCCAAGTATTCTCTAACATCGCAAAAGCATTGTCAAAACTAGAATTTGATACCGTTAAATAA
- a CDS encoding cytochrome P450, with product MSESQSIPKEEGKDHTLDVLREGYLFISNRAQGFQSDLFQSKLLGEDAICLRGAEAAELFYDQDKFTREGAAPKRVLKTLFGEGGVQTLDGELHHHRKALFMSLMTKDALKEIRAITDKQWKLALSRWDEQDEIILYEEAQKLLCRTACEWAGVPLSDKEVSEKSDWLASMIEATAAIGPHHWKGRRARTKTEKWIQGLVKEVREGEIVPDEHTALYQMSWHRELNGELMDVEVAAVEIINIIRPIVAVAIYICFTALAVHQQSDQLEKLKESDETRLQHFIQEVRRFYPFFPFTAARTAKDFEWKGYSFKKGTLTLLDLYGTNHHPDLWDNPEQFNPERFETWKKSPFDFIPQGGGDYDVGHRCAGEWLTVEILKESLDYLANKMSYTIPDQDLSFSFNEIPSLPHSHIVMQDIRLK from the coding sequence ATGTCTGAATCACAATCTATTCCCAAAGAAGAAGGCAAAGACCACACATTAGATGTTCTTCGAGAAGGCTATTTATTTATTTCCAATCGAGCTCAAGGTTTTCAATCTGATCTTTTCCAATCCAAATTATTAGGAGAAGATGCCATTTGTTTACGTGGTGCGGAAGCAGCAGAACTCTTTTATGATCAAGATAAATTCACCCGGGAAGGGGCAGCCCCTAAACGTGTGTTAAAAACCTTATTTGGCGAAGGCGGTGTTCAGACTTTAGATGGAGAATTGCATCACCACCGCAAGGCGCTTTTTATGTCCTTAATGACAAAGGATGCTTTAAAAGAAATTAGGGCTATCACCGATAAGCAGTGGAAACTTGCACTTTCGCGTTGGGATGAGCAAGATGAAATCATTTTATACGAGGAAGCACAAAAATTACTGTGCCGCACTGCCTGTGAGTGGGCTGGCGTTCCTCTATCTGATAAAGAAGTGAGCGAAAAATCGGATTGGCTCGCCTCTATGATTGAGGCAACAGCCGCCATCGGACCCCATCACTGGAAAGGGAGACGTGCTCGAACAAAAACAGAGAAATGGATTCAAGGCTTAGTAAAAGAAGTAAGAGAAGGTGAAATCGTACCTGATGAGCATACTGCTTTATATCAAATGTCTTGGCACCGTGAATTAAACGGGGAACTGATGGATGTGGAAGTTGCCGCGGTAGAAATCATTAATATTATTCGTCCAATCGTTGCGGTAGCGATTTATATCTGTTTTACAGCTCTCGCCGTCCATCAGCAATCTGATCAACTCGAAAAGCTTAAAGAATCGGATGAAACTCGTCTGCAACATTTTATTCAGGAAGTTCGCCGTTTTTATCCGTTCTTCCCATTTACTGCTGCAAGAACAGCAAAGGATTTTGAGTGGAAAGGCTATTCGTTTAAGAAAGGCACCTTAACGTTATTAGACCTTTACGGAACAAATCATCATCCTGATCTTTGGGATAACCCTGAACAATTTAACCCTGAACGCTTTGAGACGTGGAAGAAGAGCCCTTTTGATTTTATTCCTCAAGGAGGAGGCGACTACGATGTCGGACATCGTTGTGCCGGTGAGTGGCTTACTGTTGAAATTTTGAAAGAGAGTCTTGATTATTTGGCAAATAAGATGAGTTATACAATCCCTGATCAAGATCTAAGTTTTAGTTTTAATGAGATTCCTTCCTTGCCACATAGTCACATTGTGATGCAGGATATTCGGTTAAAATAA
- a CDS encoding GlsB/YeaQ/YmgE family stress response membrane protein: MSFIWSLIIGGLIGWAAGAITGKGVPFGIIGNIIAGFIGANLGTFLLGSWGPSLGGFAILPALLGAIILVLIVSAILRAVKS, translated from the coding sequence ATGAGCTTTATTTGGAGTTTAATTATAGGTGGGTTAATTGGTTGGGCCGCAGGTGCCATTACTGGAAAAGGTGTCCCTTTTGGAATTATCGGTAACATTATTGCAGGATTTATTGGAGCCAACCTTGGTACATTCCTCTTAGGTAGTTGGGGGCCATCCCTTGGTGGATTTGCTATATTACCGGCTTTACTTGGTGCCATTATCCTTGTCTTAATCGTAAGTGCTATTCTTAGAGCCGTTAAATCATAA
- a CDS encoding flavodoxin family protein produces the protein MKALFLNCSLKKSEEVSNTQALMDEVAKILQTHHVECESVRIADYHIPYGITDDAGDGDQWPEILTKIRNATIVVIGTPLWIGEKSSIAKNVLERINGSANLTDENGQSIFYNKVGGVVVTGNEDGAKNAAASIVFSLNYMGFTMPPEPVAYWLGEAGPGPSFIEAEGIKSEFTAGQVKTMAANLLHVATIFSTNPIPPEEN, from the coding sequence ATGAAGGCACTATTTTTAAATTGTTCTCTAAAGAAGAGCGAGGAAGTATCAAACACCCAAGCATTAATGGATGAAGTCGCAAAGATTCTCCAAACACACCACGTAGAATGTGAAAGTGTTCGCATCGCTGATTACCACATCCCCTATGGCATAACAGATGATGCAGGTGATGGTGACCAGTGGCCAGAAATTCTTACAAAGATAAGAAACGCCACGATTGTTGTAATCGGTACGCCCCTATGGATAGGTGAAAAAAGCAGCATTGCAAAAAATGTATTGGAACGCATAAATGGAAGTGCAAACCTTACTGATGAAAATGGTCAGTCTATTTTTTATAATAAAGTAGGTGGCGTGGTCGTCACAGGGAATGAAGATGGAGCTAAAAATGCAGCAGCATCCATTGTATTTAGTTTAAATTACATGGGCTTTACGATGCCACCGGAACCCGTTGCCTATTGGTTAGGTGAAGCAGGACCTGGTCCATCCTTCATAGAAGCTGAAGGGATAAAAAGTGAATTTACTGCTGGTCAAGTAAAAACGATGGCAGCTAACTTACTTCATGTAGCAACGATTTTCTCAACGAACCCGATCCCCCCTGAAGAAAATTAA